A part of Vulcanisaeta moutnovskia 768-28 genomic DNA contains:
- a CDS encoding TIGR00296 family protein, which yields MFKPYSIEEGKFLVKLARMAVEEYLRSGKVIQAPSDTPSRLFKDKYGVFTTIEIFMGRDRRGELRGCIGFPQAVYNTVNGVIRSAIAAAVEDPRFEPMRIEELSRVTFEVSILSPLELLEPGNPRNYPEKIIVGRHGIVIQKGYYSGLLLPQVPVEYCWDSLTFLNEGCTKAFLPPDCWLDEDTSVLIYEAQIFKEVEPNGEVAERDLMEELKVCKNTNH from the coding sequence ATGTTCAAACCCTACAGTATTGAGGAGGGGAAGTTCCTGGTCAAGCTGGCTCGGATGGCCGTTGAGGAATACCTACGTAGTGGTAAGGTTATCCAGGCACCATCAGATACGCCATCAAGACTATTTAAGGATAAGTATGGGGTTTTCACAACAATAGAGATATTCATGGGTAGGGATAGGAGGGGTGAACTTAGGGGTTGTATTGGCTTTCCACAGGCTGTTTATAATACTGTTAATGGGGTAATTAGGAGCGCCATAGCCGCTGCCGTCGAGGATCCAAGGTTTGAACCCATGAGGATTGAGGAGTTGAGTAGAGTAACTTTCGAAGTCTCCATATTAAGTCCACTTGAGTTACTTGAACCTGGTAATCCGAGGAATTACCCTGAGAAGATCATAGTTGGTAGGCATGGTATTGTTATTCAGAAAGGCTACTACTCAGGATTGCTTCTTCCTCAGGTACCTGTTGAGTATTGCTGGGATTCATTAACATTCCTAAATGAGGGCTGTACGAAGGCATTCCTACCCCCTGATTGTTGGTTGGATGAGGATACGTCAGTGCTAATCTACGAGGCTCAAATATTTAAGGAAGTTGAACCTAATGGTGAAGTTGCCGAGAGGGACTTAATGGAGGAGTTGAAAGTATGCAAAAATACTAATCATTAA
- a CDS encoding FAD-dependent oxidoreductase: MNKRPWIVEELNHGNYGVMRSSRYGETRGFMCCEWWCEGYWASSGYYNLCNDKPVMPSRPSSVPSIFRGLASPSSFPRNRLLISLWSLIRNTVRNSLNRSSINELPSVPEGASRVNINTDILIIGGGLAGLSVAEELNKLGLKVVIVEGEHYLGGHLIIDDTEIKDLGCGSEFIGKLSKEISDSVTVLTGVIFDGFLEDAVIGHSRDFSRLYTFNYKYLILAQGFREVPLIFPGNNTPRMITGLTMLKLTKWWGFKPRRVLVWGSDDWAVRVAMNLIQTGIEVYLGDNSVTIRSDLYRDRVDALGIKTFIGMNIVDAKDSSEGLRLVLENIRGKKAKRQRREEVVVDVLVSAVRVPVIDLPAQLNAPIVYAPEIGGLVPRRGFTGDLGLGNAYVIGDAGGLLPEHLIVRQARVTALSIGAMEDLVTKDAFDKELVDFKRDLVTTNSSYYNVILRFEQGLQGSGYYAEPNVVHAPMWATAGSIEDVENALKSANRQYLCFCEDVTLNDVLRSINVLMHGKEIKVRVLHGEEEEYKSLRLPGMERIKRVVGLGTGPCQGKLCLINTNLILSFIYQKKPSEFGLPRIRFPEASIPMATLAGGE; the protein is encoded by the coding sequence GTGAATAAACGGCCATGGATTGTTGAGGAACTTAATCATGGTAACTACGGCGTAATGCGTAGTTCAAGGTATGGTGAGACTAGGGGTTTCATGTGCTGTGAGTGGTGGTGTGAGGGTTATTGGGCCTCATCTGGTTATTACAACCTATGTAATGATAAGCCGGTAATGCCGAGCAGGCCTAGCAGTGTTCCCTCGATATTTAGAGGTCTTGCAAGCCCATCATCATTCCCCAGGAATAGGTTATTAATATCATTATGGTCGTTGATCCGTAACACCGTACGAAACTCCTTAAATAGGTCCTCAATTAATGAATTACCTAGTGTTCCTGAAGGGGCGTCTAGGGTCAATATTAATACTGACATTTTAATTATTGGTGGTGGATTGGCTGGTCTCTCAGTGGCTGAGGAATTGAATAAACTTGGTCTAAAGGTTGTAATTGTTGAGGGTGAGCATTACCTAGGTGGGCACTTAATAATTGATGATACTGAGATTAAGGACTTAGGGTGTGGTAGTGAATTCATTGGTAAATTAAGTAAGGAGATAAGTGATTCAGTTACTGTACTTACTGGTGTGATCTTTGATGGTTTTCTTGAAGATGCCGTGATTGGACATTCCAGGGACTTCTCCAGGTTATATACTTTCAATTACAAGTACCTAATACTAGCGCAGGGCTTTAGGGAGGTTCCGCTGATTTTCCCTGGCAATAACACGCCACGCATGATTACTGGATTAACAATGCTTAAGCTTACTAAGTGGTGGGGATTTAAGCCGAGGAGGGTTTTGGTTTGGGGCAGTGATGATTGGGCGGTCAGGGTTGCCATGAACCTTATTCAAACAGGTATTGAGGTATATCTTGGTGATAATTCGGTCACCATAAGGAGCGACTTATATAGGGATAGGGTTGATGCGCTTGGTATTAAGACCTTCATTGGCATGAATATAGTTGATGCTAAGGATTCAAGTGAGGGATTGAGACTCGTCCTTGAGAATATAAGGGGTAAGAAGGCTAAGAGGCAGAGGAGAGAGGAGGTCGTGGTTGATGTCCTAGTAAGTGCCGTTAGAGTGCCTGTCATTGACTTACCAGCGCAATTAAACGCACCTATTGTTTATGCACCTGAAATTGGTGGTCTTGTACCTAGGAGGGGCTTTACGGGGGATCTTGGACTGGGTAATGCCTATGTGATTGGCGATGCTGGAGGTTTACTGCCAGAGCACTTAATTGTTAGGCAGGCTAGGGTGACTGCACTAAGCATTGGTGCCATGGAGGACCTAGTGACTAAGGATGCCTTTGATAAGGAGCTAGTGGATTTTAAGAGGGATTTAGTCACCACTAATTCCTCGTATTATAACGTAATCCTTAGGTTTGAGCAGGGGCTTCAGGGTAGTGGCTATTATGCTGAGCCTAACGTTGTCCACGCGCCCATGTGGGCTACCGCTGGGTCAATTGAGGATGTTGAAAATGCCCTGAAAAGCGCTAATAGGCAGTACCTATGTTTCTGTGAGGATGTTACATTAAATGACGTGTTGAGGTCTATCAATGTGCTAATGCATGGTAAGGAGATTAAGGTTAGGGTACTGCATGGTGAAGAGGAGGAGTATAAGTCATTAAGATTGCCAGGTATGGAGAGAATAAAGAGGGTTGTTGGTCTAGGCACTGGTCCCTGCCAGGGTAAGCTCTGCCTAATTAATACGAACTTAATACTCAGCTTCATTTACCAAAAGAAACCCAGCGAATTTGGTTTACCAAGGATTAGGTTTCCCGAGGCGTCAATACCAATGGCTACCCTTGCGGGTGGTGAGTGA
- a CDS encoding slipin family protein has protein sequence MYMHLLLQVGTLIAVAVLAIILLIIIIAILAYSIRIVPEYQRIVKLRLGKFKGIYGPGIVFIIPVIDRPITMDLRVISIDLSSQRALTKDNVEVTIDAAVYMRVIDASKAVLSVTDYRSATVTLGAAVLRDVIGMVDLDTLLTQREEVAKRIASIIDEHVSPWGVKVTAVAIKDIKLPDTLIRAMAAQAEAERMRRAKVILAQADYEASQMYLKAADTYAKNAISLSLRQLDTLLEVAKEHNLILVVPSSLEVTALSALAAATLKKQEGSGVTQQG, from the coding sequence ATGTACATGCATTTATTACTTCAGGTAGGTACGCTAATAGCGGTCGCGGTTCTGGCAATAATACTGCTCATAATAATTATAGCAATACTCGCGTACTCAATTAGGATAGTCCCTGAGTACCAGAGGATTGTTAAGCTTAGGCTTGGTAAGTTCAAGGGTATTTATGGACCTGGAATTGTGTTCATAATACCCGTAATCGACAGACCAATAACGATGGATCTCAGGGTAATCTCAATTGATTTATCAAGCCAGAGGGCTTTAACTAAGGATAATGTTGAGGTTACGATAGATGCCGCAGTCTATATGAGGGTTATTGACGCGTCTAAGGCTGTTCTATCAGTAACTGATTATAGGAGCGCCACGGTTACTTTAGGAGCTGCTGTTTTGAGGGATGTCATTGGTATGGTGGATCTTGACACACTACTTACACAGAGGGAGGAGGTTGCCAAGAGGATAGCTTCGATAATCGATGAGCATGTGAGTCCCTGGGGTGTTAAGGTCACGGCAGTCGCTATTAAGGACATAAAGCTACCCGACACGCTGATCAGGGCTATGGCCGCTCAGGCGGAGGCTGAGAGAATGAGGAGGGCTAAGGTTATTCTTGCCCAGGCAGATTATGAAGCATCACAAATGTACCTAAAGGCTGCAGATACCTATGCTAAGAACGCAATATCACTTTCCCTTAGACAGCTTGACACATTGCTAGAGGTTGCTAAGGAGCATAACCTGATCCTAGTGGTGCCAAGTTCGTTAGAGGTCACCGCACTATCGGCGCTTGCCGCCGCAACACTAAAGAAGCAGGAGGGCTCAGGCGTTACGCAGCAGGGGTGA
- a CDS encoding B12-binding domain-containing radical SAM protein, giving the protein MVLPKYDVILTTDRSMMSNYHGKEFLGFVTTGPLFITVGPFRKLGEWIHEYIAMPKMKVDKYGRPYQAPYGMRKIEAALLDSGINAAIIDPDHVHKYILNTKMLMLSHHDYFGLNPPSSTWSAIVGKESLNAYSFRRFMARIRPYIMDAKSRNGLKVVVGGPSAWQWLYLPELMDFYGIDTIFDGEGEKLVVDFVKRVLNNEPVPRYVYVGVNDVPSINEIPIIKYPAVNGFVEIGRGCPRGCAFCPVTIRPLRWYPLEKIEEELKLHVKYGIVHGLIHSDDVPLYGSTGVDLNPDKLIKLHQLVKRYYLTIAWSHTTLASVLTAEKKYNRLATKIAEIIEDEHQDWWGAQVGLETGSRRLAKAIMPGKAAPFKIEDWWDVVEEALGVMHDIKLIPALTVIVGLPGETEDDVMETIELLDRIRPYRSLVVPMFYVPMNHIRAEKDGWIIKYNLMPEHIELMKKMFEHSIYWAKDIVNHFYLRGPQYWPVRVAVNYFMNYVERRVRALYDRLDQIAAEIKNRKLVSKVEAPKLMELYSSSINTEDE; this is encoded by the coding sequence ATGGTATTACCAAAGTACGATGTTATCTTGACCACAGATCGCTCAATGATGAGTAATTATCATGGTAAGGAGTTCTTGGGATTTGTAACAACAGGACCGCTTTTCATAACCGTAGGACCCTTTAGAAAACTTGGTGAGTGGATTCATGAGTACATTGCAATGCCTAAGATGAAGGTTGATAAGTACGGTAGGCCATATCAAGCACCCTACGGCATGAGGAAGATAGAGGCCGCATTACTTGATTCTGGCATTAACGCAGCGATAATAGATCCAGACCACGTACATAAATACATACTAAATACTAAAATGCTCATGCTTAGTCATCATGATTATTTCGGGCTTAATCCACCATCATCGACCTGGTCAGCCATTGTTGGTAAAGAATCGCTTAATGCATATTCATTTAGGAGATTTATGGCGAGGATAAGGCCATACATAATGGATGCCAAGAGCAGGAATGGTCTTAAGGTTGTTGTTGGCGGCCCATCTGCATGGCAGTGGTTATATCTACCAGAGCTCATGGATTTTTATGGAATTGACACTATATTTGATGGCGAGGGTGAAAAATTAGTTGTTGACTTTGTTAAGAGGGTTCTAAATAATGAGCCTGTGCCTCGTTACGTATACGTTGGCGTGAATGACGTGCCAAGTATTAATGAAATACCAATAATAAAGTACCCAGCTGTTAATGGGTTTGTCGAGATAGGTAGGGGGTGTCCAAGGGGCTGCGCTTTCTGTCCAGTCACAATAAGGCCACTTAGGTGGTACCCCCTTGAGAAGATTGAGGAGGAATTGAAATTACATGTGAAGTACGGTATAGTACACGGACTCATACATTCCGATGACGTACCACTTTATGGCTCAACAGGTGTTGACCTTAATCCTGATAAATTAATTAAGTTACATCAATTAGTAAAGAGATATTACCTAACAATAGCCTGGAGCCACACGACACTGGCATCAGTGCTAACGGCAGAAAAGAAATACAATAGGCTAGCCACGAAGATCGCAGAGATAATAGAGGACGAGCACCAGGACTGGTGGGGCGCCCAGGTAGGTCTTGAGACGGGTTCAAGGAGGTTGGCCAAGGCAATAATGCCTGGCAAGGCTGCGCCGTTTAAGATTGAGGATTGGTGGGACGTGGTTGAGGAGGCCCTGGGCGTTATGCATGATATTAAGCTCATACCTGCCCTAACAGTGATTGTGGGATTACCTGGTGAGACTGAGGACGATGTTATGGAGACGATAGAACTACTTGATAGAATAAGGCCCTATAGGAGCTTAGTTGTGCCCATGTTCTATGTACCCATGAATCACATTAGGGCTGAGAAGGACGGCTGGATAATCAAGTACAACCTAATGCCTGAACACATTGAGTTGATGAAGAAGATGTTTGAACATAGTATTTATTGGGCTAAGGACATTGTGAACCACTTCTACCTGAGGGGTCCGCAGTACTGGCCTGTTAGGGTTGCTGTTAATTACTTCATGAATTACGTGGAGAGGAGGGTTAGGGCGCTCTATGATAGGCTTGACCAAATAGCCGCTGAGATTAAGAATAGGAAGCTCGTGTCGAAGGTGGAGGCTCCTAAGCTTATGGAATTATACTCATCATCCATTAATACTGAGGATGAATAG
- a CDS encoding phosphoglycolate phosphatase, producing MIRLVLLDIDGTLTKDRNTEAFDPDAIAAVQDVVNKYVVGLVTGNALIVTQALSRYIGLPRGSPLIAENGCLVDYRGEVHELCEDLNLRDIALRLMKVIPGLRPTYQFNYRKFDITLWAPRDPNELVEVVKAELRKMNLDGKVRVSHSGYALHLQPINSSKATAIKYLCGVIGVSCNEVVYVGDSDTDIDAMNVVGYGVAVSNATDGLKRRAKIILEKPSGKGVVDFLKNYLPKL from the coding sequence ATGATTAGGCTTGTGTTACTCGATATTGATGGCACCTTAACGAAGGATAGGAATACGGAGGCTTTTGATCCAGATGCCATTGCAGCAGTGCAGGATGTTGTGAACAAGTATGTCGTTGGTCTCGTGACTGGTAACGCCTTAATAGTGACGCAAGCACTATCACGCTACATAGGATTGCCTAGAGGATCACCACTTATTGCGGAGAATGGGTGCTTAGTGGATTATAGAGGTGAAGTTCATGAACTATGTGAAGACCTAAATTTAAGGGACATTGCGTTAAGGCTTATGAAGGTAATACCAGGCTTGAGACCTACATATCAATTTAATTATAGGAAGTTCGACATAACACTATGGGCGCCTAGGGATCCTAATGAGTTAGTGGAGGTTGTTAAGGCTGAATTGAGGAAAATGAACTTAGATGGTAAGGTGAGGGTTTCCCATAGTGGTTATGCACTGCATCTGCAGCCTATTAATTCAAGTAAGGCTACAGCTATTAAGTACCTATGTGGTGTAATTGGTGTATCCTGTAATGAGGTTGTTTACGTTGGTGATAGCGATACGGACATTGATGCGATGAATGTAGTTGGTTATGGAGTTGCAGTGTCTAACGCTACTGACGGACTTAAGAGGAGGGCTAAGATAATTCTTGAGAAGCCAAGTGGTAAGGGTGTTGTCGACTTTCTAAAGAATTACTTACCTAAGCTATGA
- a CDS encoding DUF1614 domain-containing protein: protein MASKYDVKPRLGIRFSLPVSIFIFIGFLVISPLLLFLFLVLVSIGIQPLLALTLTLGSLLTSYINVVIAEITYYVPFNPFIDLMKIFPMPLVIQRIDKLFLEVNIGGAIIPVVTSIYLISTYLVGNMAILMAFIISLVISSIVIWQSARLIPGIGIALPTALPVLLTLILTLISTVLFHANPLAFSYSLGSLSTLIGADLLNIKKVIRTMRGYVSIGGAGVFDGIYITGLMSLILASLYKVLIL, encoded by the coding sequence ATGGCGTCTAAATACGATGTAAAACCAAGGCTTGGTATTAGGTTTTCATTACCTGTGAGTATATTTATATTCATAGGTTTCCTGGTAATATCACCCCTGTTACTGTTCCTATTCCTAGTCCTGGTTAGTATAGGCATACAGCCATTATTGGCGTTAACATTAACGTTGGGTTCATTATTAACGAGTTACATAAACGTAGTGATTGCTGAAATCACTTACTACGTCCCATTTAACCCATTCATAGACCTCATGAAAATATTCCCAATGCCACTAGTTATACAGAGGATTGATAAGTTATTCCTCGAGGTAAATATTGGTGGTGCAATAATACCAGTAGTGACATCAATATACTTGATAAGCACATACCTGGTTGGTAATATGGCAATCTTAATGGCCTTTATAATATCATTGGTCATATCATCAATAGTAATATGGCAGAGCGCCAGGTTGATTCCTGGCATTGGAATTGCACTACCCACGGCATTACCTGTCCTCTTAACATTAATACTTACCCTAATATCCACAGTACTGTTCCATGCAAATCCTCTAGCCTTCTCATATAGTTTGGGTTCATTATCAACGTTAATCGGCGCCGATTTACTGAATATTAAGAAGGTTATAAGGACTATGAGGGGTTACGTATCGATTGGAGGAGCAGGGGTTTTTGATGGAATTTACATAACAGGCCTTATGTCACTGATACTAGCGTCATTGTATAAGGTACTCATACTTTAA
- a CDS encoding NfeD family protein — protein sequence MQLKRKLSISLIIITTLLLVLMHTLIASSNTYVIHEVYVFNLNGEITDVTYDELQNAMQLAESTPNSALLIILETPGGELDAALNIVSSIESASIPVIGFVYPTGSYSWSAGTLVLLSTTIAAMAPSTVIGSCQPVEINPITGQEEFINESKILNAISQYFVEVAEFRGRNATFAHDCVFYNTNLGPEDALKYKVINFIATDVDSLLNEINGSTINGVTYYVINPTITYYQPGIGYQVYEVLINSTIQDLLSGLGLLLAIVGFAIRHYYLAGVGILLMLIPLLTGLSINWLGLALLIIGLAAIAIDVHAGFTTHAALFITGIVLTVLGIVLLQPTYTPQSWLIATNQVEARIVLYSLVAFVGGFGGFIAAKVIGIIRTRPLSERLYLPVNDVGVAVDDINKDEIGYVKVRGEYWRAKALESVRRGSRVIIVGIDGDTLLVKPVG from the coding sequence ATGCAGTTAAAGCGTAAGTTATCTATTTCTTTGATAATCATTACCACCTTATTACTAGTATTAATGCATACATTGATTGCCAGTTCCAACACGTACGTAATTCATGAGGTCTATGTATTTAATCTGAATGGTGAAATTACGGATGTAACGTATGATGAATTACAAAATGCAATGCAACTTGCAGAATCAACGCCGAACTCAGCATTATTGATAATTCTCGAAACGCCCGGTGGCGAATTAGATGCTGCACTAAATATTGTATCAAGTATTGAGAGTGCTAGTATTCCCGTGATAGGCTTCGTGTATCCCACTGGGTCATATTCATGGTCAGCAGGTACATTAGTCCTGCTTTCAACCACGATAGCCGCCATGGCGCCCAGCACGGTAATTGGTTCCTGCCAACCCGTTGAGATAAACCCAATAACTGGGCAGGAGGAGTTCATAAACGAGAGTAAGATACTCAATGCAATTAGTCAGTACTTCGTGGAAGTTGCTGAGTTTAGGGGTAGGAACGCGACCTTTGCTCATGATTGCGTATTCTACAACACAAACCTTGGGCCTGAAGATGCACTTAAGTACAAGGTCATAAACTTCATAGCCACAGACGTAGACTCACTACTTAATGAGATAAATGGTAGCACGATAAATGGGGTCACGTACTACGTGATTAATCCCACCATTACATATTACCAACCTGGCATTGGTTACCAGGTTTATGAGGTGCTTATCAATTCCACAATACAGGACCTACTGAGCGGGTTAGGTCTGCTTCTCGCAATCGTTGGGTTTGCCATAAGGCATTATTACCTGGCTGGTGTTGGTATTCTTTTAATGCTGATACCCCTACTCACGGGCTTATCCATTAATTGGCTTGGTTTAGCGTTATTAATCATTGGCTTAGCCGCAATAGCCATAGACGTACATGCAGGCTTCACAACACATGCAGCGTTATTCATAACGGGTATAGTACTTACCGTATTAGGCATTGTACTTCTTCAACCAACATACACGCCTCAATCATGGTTAATAGCCACAAATCAAGTTGAGGCGAGGATAGTCCTATACTCATTAGTGGCCTTTGTGGGTGGTTTTGGCGGTTTCATAGCCGCTAAGGTAATAGGCATAATAAGGACTAGACCGCTTTCGGAGAGGCTTTACTTGCCTGTAAATGATGTTGGGGTTGCAGTTGATGATATTAATAAGGATGAGATCGGTTATGTGAAGGTTAGGGGTGAGTATTGGAGGGCTAAGGCACTTGAGAGTGTTAGGAGGGGGTCGAGGGTTATTATTGTTGGTATTGATGGTGACACACTGCTTGTGAAGCCTGTGGGTTAG
- a CDS encoding PHP domain-containing protein produces MVLRVRADLHTHSIYSDGRGDPRDVIKSALDRGIGLLSITDHDTFKGSLKALEFIRSNGLLHRNDFVFIVGNEVRTVDGDILVLCREYPGTDDTPKLIPELLDWVSENNCVAIPAHPYDILRHGIGNKVRMFKWHAIEVFNAGALPIFNWRAAKAAHDLGLPGLANSDAHVPELVGVTYTVFELDDLTVESAFKALVNNRVKPITHYPGPELILRRLSWSIKRRL; encoded by the coding sequence GTGGTTCTAAGGGTAAGGGCTGACTTACACACGCACAGTATATATAGTGATGGTAGGGGGGATCCAAGGGACGTAATAAAAAGTGCTTTAGATAGGGGTATAGGCTTATTGTCAATAACGGATCACGACACATTCAAAGGCTCGCTTAAGGCGTTGGAGTTCATAAGGAGTAATGGATTACTTCATAGGAATGATTTCGTCTTTATAGTGGGTAATGAGGTTAGGACTGTTGATGGCGACATACTAGTACTGTGTAGGGAGTATCCTGGCACTGATGATACACCGAAATTAATACCTGAACTACTTGATTGGGTTTCTGAGAATAATTGCGTAGCAATACCTGCGCATCCTTACGATATACTGAGGCATGGCATTGGGAATAAAGTGCGTATGTTTAAATGGCATGCAATAGAGGTGTTTAATGCTGGTGCATTACCAATATTTAACTGGAGAGCTGCTAAGGCCGCACATGATTTGGGATTACCAGGTCTTGCTAATAGTGATGCTCATGTGCCTGAACTCGTTGGTGTTACGTATACCGTATTTGAACTCGATGATCTAACCGTGGAATCCGCATTTAAGGCATTAGTAAATAACCGTGTTAAACCTATCACGCATTATCCAGGTCCTGAATTAATCCTTAGGAGACTTTCCTGGTCAATTAAGCGTAGATTATGA
- a CDS encoding HAD family hydrolase, with amino-acid sequence MNYRSTDNNDDTLLTDVKGIRAVIFDLDGTLVDTIPLHVLSWIETCKHLGLSIPTMDHVNTLIGLRALDIARKLCGDENAEKALQIKNEIYLSLLGDAKAINGAPELLKMLKERGFTIGIVTSSSRRVAIKALEVTGLYNYIDGIVAGDDVNKGKPDPEPLMKILRFLGLKVSEVAVVGDSKYDAEMALNAGVRVIFFLGSHEDPRVISIGNLLDITRYLDLGQFLIRH; translated from the coding sequence ATGAATTACAGGTCTACGGATAATAATGACGATACCTTGCTGACTGATGTTAAGGGAATAAGGGCCGTGATATTTGACCTAGACGGTACCCTTGTAGATACTATACCACTGCATGTGTTGTCTTGGATAGAAACATGTAAGCACCTTGGACTTTCTATTCCAACCATGGATCATGTAAATACATTAATAGGATTAAGAGCTCTAGACATAGCAAGGAAGTTATGTGGCGATGAGAACGCCGAGAAGGCCCTTCAAATTAAGAATGAGATATACCTATCATTGTTAGGGGACGCCAAGGCCATTAATGGCGCGCCCGAATTACTAAAAATGCTTAAGGAGAGGGGTTTCACCATTGGTATTGTTACCTCAAGTTCCAGGAGAGTCGCTATTAAGGCGCTCGAGGTAACAGGCCTTTATAATTACATTGATGGTATTGTGGCTGGGGACGACGTTAATAAGGGTAAGCCAGACCCTGAGCCATTAATGAAGATACTTCGTTTCCTAGGGCTTAAGGTGAGTGAGGTTGCCGTGGTTGGTGATTCTAAGTATGATGCTGAGATGGCGTTAAACGCGGGTGTTAGGGTTATATTTTTCCTAGGTTCTCATGAGGATCCTCGGGTAATAAGTATCGGGAACTTATTAGATATTACTAGGTATCTCGATCTTGGTCAATTTCTAATTAGGCATTAA
- a CDS encoding ATP:cob(I)alamin adenosyltransferase translates to MTNVFVDCLRIDGSIRCPGDGGFSEVIVFGKHVKLRKDHPAIELMGRLDELEALAEWGLQEIGNDEFRVIAAMTAALNTYLATGNDEWLKPVREIINKACELDSRELGWFIPSDKTAALLNLLRVKAREAERTAVKLLDDDYLPDNKVSELIGMLNQLNKYIAHLIFLSNVHVFRNVNDKIRTLLNT, encoded by the coding sequence ATGACTAATGTATTTGTTGATTGCCTGAGGATTGATGGGTCAATACGGTGCCCAGGCGATGGAGGATTTAGCGAGGTCATCGTATTTGGCAAGCATGTTAAGCTTAGGAAGGACCACCCAGCCATTGAACTCATGGGTAGGCTTGATGAACTCGAGGCATTGGCCGAGTGGGGTCTTCAGGAAATTGGCAATGATGAGTTTAGGGTTATCGCTGCAATGACAGCTGCATTAAATACGTACCTAGCCACTGGAAATGATGAGTGGCTTAAACCAGTTAGGGAGATAATTAATAAGGCCTGTGAGTTGGACAGTAGGGAGTTGGGTTGGTTCATACCTAGCGACAAAACAGCGGCGTTACTGAATCTCCTTAGGGTTAAGGCTAGGGAGGCAGAGAGGACCGCCGTTAAGCTTCTCGATGATGATTACCTACCTGATAATAAGGTTAGTGAACTCATTGGTATGCTTAATCAATTAAATAAGTATATAGCGCATTTAATATTCTTAAGTAATGTCCATGTATTTAGGAATGTGAATGATAAGATAAGGACGTTATTAAATACGTAA
- a CDS encoding phosphoribosyltransferase → MADYHRYKWEDIERGVLKLVQDILKSDFQPDAIIGISKGGVIIASLISDMLGIPTDLMQLSHWNFSRVKNNVIIKYRPSIDVRNLRVLLIDDVSDTGLTLNEAREELMKVGAREVKTAVLDYKVLSSKYVPDYYAYKWITWVYIIYPWENFETFKSIGINEAKIVFADYELVKMQELMRT, encoded by the coding sequence ATGGCGGATTACCACCGGTATAAGTGGGAAGATATCGAAAGAGGCGTCTTGAAATTGGTCCAGGATATCCTTAAAAGTGATTTCCAACCTGATGCAATAATAGGAATATCTAAGGGCGGTGTTATAATTGCTTCGTTAATATCAGACATGCTTGGAATACCCACTGATTTAATGCAACTATCTCATTGGAACTTTAGTAGGGTTAAGAATAATGTTATTATTAAGTATAGACCAAGTATTGATGTGAGAAATCTCAGGGTATTGTTAATTGATGATGTTAGTGATACAGGTCTAACACTTAATGAGGCTAGGGAGGAGTTGATGAAAGTTGGTGCGAGGGAAGTTAAGACCGCCGTTCTTGATTATAAGGTACTATCGAGTAAGTACGTGCCAGATTACTACGCCTATAAATGGATAACGTGGGTCTACATTATATACCCATGGGAAAACTTCGAGACATTTAAGAGCATTGGTATTAACGAAGCCAAGATAGTGTTTGCTGATTATGAATTAGTGAAAATGCAGGAATTAATGAGAACCTAA